Genomic window (SAR324 cluster bacterium):
AGGCCAAGCATTACGCCGGAAAGACCTTCACCACACAAATCGAATCACTCAACTGCCGACTCAGACATTATCTAGCCAGGCTCCATCGTAAAACGCTTTGCTACAGCAAATCAAAAATGATGTTGGAAGTCTCTTTGGAACTGCTCATCCATAAGCTAA
Coding sequences:
- a CDS encoding IS1 family transposase, encoding AKHYAGKTFTTQIESLNCRLRHYLARLHRKTLCYSKSKMMLEVSLELLIHKLNNP